One Perca flavescens isolate YP-PL-M2 chromosome 14, PFLA_1.0, whole genome shotgun sequence genomic window carries:
- the txlna gene encoding alpha-taxilin isoform X1, whose product MLLRKPAVHRRINYFLLEIPEMKKQDTDESATLGGEYAPPNVTAGGMESPAAVKDSLDSNSPKVSEPQTPQTDTPPQTDMSPQTDTSPQGEEAGSEVAEAALSRDMAEELSRQLEDILSIYCRETISDNASTVPNGQSHSPELNGLTNEREHGKPEGKVNGAGNGVEKEQKKTQDKKKVKGLGKEITLLMQTLNTLSTPEEKLTGLCRKYAELLEEHRNTQKQMRVLQKKQNQVIQEKDNLRNEHSKAILARSKLESLCRELQRHNRTLKEEGIQRTRLEEDKRKEVTSHFQVTLNDIQAQMEQHNERNASLRQENTELAEKLKKLYEQYKLREEHIDKVVKHKDLQQQLVDAKLQQAQELLKESEERHDREKHFLLKEAVESQRMCELMKQQEVHLKQQLSLYTEKFEEFQTTLSKSNEVFTTFKQEMEKMTKKIKKLEKETAMYRSRWESSNKALLEMAEEKSMRDREFEALQGKVQRLEKLRRALKVERNELNKKVQNLSGPDGVTAGAPASDQVTDSPSPPPTDSLLEPSSHLVPDTTPCSQSCHCDPQLDTDTLLEEAKALPVAAQE is encoded by the exons ATGCTGTTGAGGAAACCTGCAGTTCACAGACGCATTAACTATTTCCTCCTTGAG ATACCAGAGATGAAAAAACAAGACACGGACGAGTCAGCCACCCTGGGCGGTGAATATGCTCCACCTAATGTTACAGCAGGAGGGATGGAGTCACCTGCAGCTGTAAAAGACAGCTTGGACAGCAACAGCCCCAAGGTGTCTGAACCACagacaccacagacagacacaccgccacagacagacatgtctccacagacagacacgtcTCCACAAGGCGAGGAGGCGGGAAGTGAAG TTGCAGAGGCAGCACTTTCTCGTGACATGGCTGAGGAGCTGAGCCGGCAACTGGAGGACATCCTCAGCATCTACTGTCGGGAAACCATTTCAGACAACGCCAGCACCGTGCCCAATGGCCAGTCGCATAGCCCAGAGCTCAATGGCCTGACCAATGAGAGGGAGCACGGCAAGCCAGAGGGCAAAGTCAATGGAGCTGGCAACGGAGTGGAGAAAGAGCAGAAGAAGACTCAGGATAAGAAGAAAGTGAAGGGTCTGG GCAAAGAGATCACTCTTCTAATGCAGACTCTGAACACACTGAGCACCCCGGAGGAAAAGCTTACAGGCCTCTGTAGGAAGTATGCTGAACTG cTGGAAGAGCACCGTAACACCCAGAAGCAGATGCGAGTGCTGCAGAAGAAGCAGAACCAGGTGATCCAGGAGAAAGACAACCTTAGGAATGAACACAGCAAGGCCATCCTGGCTCGCAGCAAGCTGGAGAGTCTCTGCAGGGAGCTACAGAGACACAACCGAACACTCAAG GAGGAGGGGATTCAAAGAACGCGTCTGGAGGAAGACAAAAGGAAGGAAGTGACCTCCCACTTCCAGGTGACCCTGAACGACATCCAGGCTCAGATGGAGCAGCACAACGAGAGGAACGCCAGTCTCCGACAAGAGAACACCGAGCTGGCTGAGAAACTGAAGAAGCTCTATGAACAGTACAAACTACgagaagag CACATAGACAAAGTGGTGAAGCACAAAGACCTGCAGCAACAGCTGGTGGACGCCAAGCTGCAACAGGCTCAGGAGCTGCTGAAGGAGTCGGAGGAACGCCACGACCGAGAGAAACACTTT CTGCTGAAAGAAGCAGTGGAGTCTCAAAGGATGTGCGAGCTGATGAAGCAGCAGGAAGTTCACCTCAAACAGCAG CTGTCACTGTACACAGAGAAGTTTGAAGAGTTCCAGACCACTTTGTCCAAGAGCAATGAGGTCTTCACCACCTTCAAACAGGAGATGGAGAAG ATGACTAAAAAGATCAAGAAGCTGGAGAAGGAGACGGCCATGTATCGGTCCAGGTGGGAGAGCAGCAACAAGGCTCTTCTGGAGATGGCAGAAGAG AAATCTATGCGGGACCGCGAGTTTGAGGCACTTCAGGGTAAAGTCCAGCGGCTCGAGAAGCTGCGGCGGGCGCTAAAAGTGGAACGTAACGAGCTCAACAAGAAGGTTCAGAACCTCAGCGGCCCGGACGGTGTCACGGCAGGGGCCCCCGCCTCCGACCAAGTGACCGactccccctctcctccaccTACAGACTCTTTACTGGAGCCCAGCAGCCACCTGGTCCCGGACACCACGCCCTGCTCCCAGTCCTGCCACTGTGACCCACAACTGGACACAGACACCCTACTAGAAGAGGCAAAGGCTCTGCCCGTCGCTGCACAGGAATGA
- the eif3i gene encoding eukaryotic translation initiation factor 3 subunit I has translation MKPILLQGHERSITQIKYNREGDLLFSVAKDTVANVWYSVNGERLGTYNGHTGAVWCVDCDWDTKNVLTGSADNSCRLWDCETGKQLALLNTSSAVRTCGFDFSGNIIMFSTDKQMGYQCFLNYFDLRDPQQIEDNQPYMSIPCSDNKITSAVWGPLGEFVIAGHENGEFNQFSAKSGEILKKAKEHTKQINDIQTSVDLTMFISASKDNTAKLFDCATMDHIKTFKTERPVNSAAISPIMDHVVMGGGQEAMEVTTTSTRIGKFEARFFHAAYEEEFGRVKGHFGPINCVAFHPDGKSYSSGGEDGYTRIHHFDPQYFDFELEA, from the exons ATG AAACCCATCCTGCTCCAGGGCCATGAGAGGTCCATCACTCAAATCAAGTACAACAGAGAAGGAGACCTGCTTTTCTCTGTAGCTAAAGACACG GTAGCCAACGTTTGGTACTCTGTCAATGGCGAGAGGCTTGGCACCTACAATGGACACACAGGGGCTGTGTGGTGTGTCGACTGTGATT GGGACACTAAAAACGTATTGACGGGATCAGCAGACAACAGCTGTCGGCTGTGGGACTGTGAGACCG GTAAACAGCTGGCCCTGCTCAACACCAGCTCTGCTGTGAGAACGTGCGGCTTTGACTTCAGCGGCAACATAATCATGTTCTCCACAGACAAGCAGATGGGTTACCAGTGCTTCCTGAACTACTTTGACCTGAGGGATCCACAGCAGATTG AAGACAACCAGCCCTACATGTCGATACCTTGCAGTGACAACAAGATTACCAGTGCTGTGTGGGGACCCCTGGGAGAGTTTGTCATTGCTGGCCATGAGAACGGAGAGTTCAACCAGTTCAGCGCCAAG TCCGGAGAGATCCTGAAGAAGGCCAAGGAGCACACCAAGCAGATCAATGACATCCAGACATCAGTGGATCTCACTATGTTCATCAGTGCCTCCAAGGACAACACCGCCAAG CTGTTTGACTGCGCTACTATGGATCACATCAAGACTTTCAAGACCGAGAGACCTGTCAACTCTGCGGCCATCTCCCCCATTATGGATCAT GTGGTGATGGGAGGTGGACAGGAGGCCATGGAGGTCACCACTACCTCCACCAGGATCGGCAAGTTTGAGGCCAG GTTCTTCCATGCTGCCTATGAAGAGGAGTTTGGCAGGGTCAAAGGTCATTTCGGCCCCATCAACTGTGTGGCATTCCACCCTGATGGCAAGAG TTACAGCAGTGGAGGAGAAGACGGATACACAAGGATTCATCACTTTGACCCACAGTACTTTGACTTTGAACTGGAGGCGTAA
- the txlna gene encoding alpha-taxilin isoform X2, which produces MKKQDTDESATLGGEYAPPNVTAGGMESPAAVKDSLDSNSPKVSEPQTPQTDTPPQTDMSPQTDTSPQGEEAGSEVAEAALSRDMAEELSRQLEDILSIYCRETISDNASTVPNGQSHSPELNGLTNEREHGKPEGKVNGAGNGVEKEQKKTQDKKKVKGLGKEITLLMQTLNTLSTPEEKLTGLCRKYAELLEEHRNTQKQMRVLQKKQNQVIQEKDNLRNEHSKAILARSKLESLCRELQRHNRTLKEEGIQRTRLEEDKRKEVTSHFQVTLNDIQAQMEQHNERNASLRQENTELAEKLKKLYEQYKLREEHIDKVVKHKDLQQQLVDAKLQQAQELLKESEERHDREKHFLLKEAVESQRMCELMKQQEVHLKQQLSLYTEKFEEFQTTLSKSNEVFTTFKQEMEKMTKKIKKLEKETAMYRSRWESSNKALLEMAEEKSMRDREFEALQGKVQRLEKLRRALKVERNELNKKVQNLSGPDGVTAGAPASDQVTDSPSPPPTDSLLEPSSHLVPDTTPCSQSCHCDPQLDTDTLLEEAKALPVAAQE; this is translated from the exons ATGAAAAAACAAGACACGGACGAGTCAGCCACCCTGGGCGGTGAATATGCTCCACCTAATGTTACAGCAGGAGGGATGGAGTCACCTGCAGCTGTAAAAGACAGCTTGGACAGCAACAGCCCCAAGGTGTCTGAACCACagacaccacagacagacacaccgccacagacagacatgtctccacagacagacacgtcTCCACAAGGCGAGGAGGCGGGAAGTGAAG TTGCAGAGGCAGCACTTTCTCGTGACATGGCTGAGGAGCTGAGCCGGCAACTGGAGGACATCCTCAGCATCTACTGTCGGGAAACCATTTCAGACAACGCCAGCACCGTGCCCAATGGCCAGTCGCATAGCCCAGAGCTCAATGGCCTGACCAATGAGAGGGAGCACGGCAAGCCAGAGGGCAAAGTCAATGGAGCTGGCAACGGAGTGGAGAAAGAGCAGAAGAAGACTCAGGATAAGAAGAAAGTGAAGGGTCTGG GCAAAGAGATCACTCTTCTAATGCAGACTCTGAACACACTGAGCACCCCGGAGGAAAAGCTTACAGGCCTCTGTAGGAAGTATGCTGAACTG cTGGAAGAGCACCGTAACACCCAGAAGCAGATGCGAGTGCTGCAGAAGAAGCAGAACCAGGTGATCCAGGAGAAAGACAACCTTAGGAATGAACACAGCAAGGCCATCCTGGCTCGCAGCAAGCTGGAGAGTCTCTGCAGGGAGCTACAGAGACACAACCGAACACTCAAG GAGGAGGGGATTCAAAGAACGCGTCTGGAGGAAGACAAAAGGAAGGAAGTGACCTCCCACTTCCAGGTGACCCTGAACGACATCCAGGCTCAGATGGAGCAGCACAACGAGAGGAACGCCAGTCTCCGACAAGAGAACACCGAGCTGGCTGAGAAACTGAAGAAGCTCTATGAACAGTACAAACTACgagaagag CACATAGACAAAGTGGTGAAGCACAAAGACCTGCAGCAACAGCTGGTGGACGCCAAGCTGCAACAGGCTCAGGAGCTGCTGAAGGAGTCGGAGGAACGCCACGACCGAGAGAAACACTTT CTGCTGAAAGAAGCAGTGGAGTCTCAAAGGATGTGCGAGCTGATGAAGCAGCAGGAAGTTCACCTCAAACAGCAG CTGTCACTGTACACAGAGAAGTTTGAAGAGTTCCAGACCACTTTGTCCAAGAGCAATGAGGTCTTCACCACCTTCAAACAGGAGATGGAGAAG ATGACTAAAAAGATCAAGAAGCTGGAGAAGGAGACGGCCATGTATCGGTCCAGGTGGGAGAGCAGCAACAAGGCTCTTCTGGAGATGGCAGAAGAG AAATCTATGCGGGACCGCGAGTTTGAGGCACTTCAGGGTAAAGTCCAGCGGCTCGAGAAGCTGCGGCGGGCGCTAAAAGTGGAACGTAACGAGCTCAACAAGAAGGTTCAGAACCTCAGCGGCCCGGACGGTGTCACGGCAGGGGCCCCCGCCTCCGACCAAGTGACCGactccccctctcctccaccTACAGACTCTTTACTGGAGCCCAGCAGCCACCTGGTCCCGGACACCACGCCCTGCTCCCAGTCCTGCCACTGTGACCCACAACTGGACACAGACACCCTACTAGAAGAGGCAAAGGCTCTGCCCGTCGCTGCACAGGAATGA